The following proteins are co-located in the Desulfoscipio sp. XC116 genome:
- a CDS encoding GntR family transcriptional regulator, with the protein MENNKPRRKAQVRLLKEQAYEIIKEGIINAFYKPGDELRETSLSEEIGMSKTPIREALIQLENEGFVQIRPFKGAIVTDISIEDVVKLYEFREIIEKFAVETATYSFTEDELKYLEKQIQLMELALEDEAFNEYDVAHNNFHYLIVSKTQNKWINKALANMEDYVKRVRNIIMKNEPINFIGDYKQLLKAFENKNARAAGKIIEKHLTKVVEIYKKSKTV; encoded by the coding sequence ATGGAAAATAACAAACCCAGGCGCAAAGCACAGGTAAGGCTCTTAAAAGAACAAGCTTACGAAATCATTAAAGAAGGTATAATTAACGCATTTTACAAGCCAGGCGATGAACTTAGAGAAACATCTCTCTCCGAAGAAATCGGCATGAGTAAAACGCCAATCAGAGAAGCGCTAATTCAGTTGGAAAACGAAGGATTTGTTCAAATCAGGCCGTTTAAAGGAGCCATAGTAACTGATATATCCATTGAGGATGTTGTCAAGCTCTATGAATTCCGTGAAATAATTGAAAAATTTGCTGTCGAAACAGCAACGTATAGTTTCACTGAAGACGAATTAAAATATTTGGAAAAGCAAATCCAATTAATGGAGCTTGCCTTGGAAGATGAGGCCTTCAATGAATATGATGTTGCGCACAACAACTTCCATTATCTAATTGTTTCGAAAACCCAAAATAAATGGATCAACAAAGCCCTGGCCAATATGGAAGACTACGTAAAAAGAGTTAGAAATATCATTATGAAAAATGAGCCTATTAATTTTATCGGGGATTATAAACAACTATTAAAAGCATTTGAAAATAAAAACGCCCGGGCGGCGGGTAAAATTATTGAAAAACATTTAACCAAGGTTGTAGAAATCTATAAAAAATCCAAAACAGTGTAA
- a CDS encoding futalosine hydrolase, with protein MNTVLNVYKRESGKRVLIVTAVQAEMEAVLCGLRRDGNSDKGFDVLAAGVGSVAVAVSTAKMLVNTQYGLVVSAGIGGGFPGRAEVGSLVLADKIVAADLGVETSEGFSCLDELGLGATCIQVNPGLVQDMAEALLAAGLPVQIGPVLTVSTVTGTLDSAAELAKRVPGATAEAMEGYGVAVAAHEQGVPVLELRAISNLVGPRDRAAWRIKEALGVLEDAGLVLKGMLL; from the coding sequence ATGAATACGGTATTAAATGTATATAAACGGGAATCGGGAAAACGTGTGCTTATAGTGACCGCTGTTCAGGCAGAGATGGAAGCGGTGTTATGTGGGTTGCGCCGGGATGGGAATAGCGATAAAGGGTTTGACGTGCTGGCGGCGGGTGTCGGTTCGGTAGCGGTTGCCGTCAGCACGGCGAAGATGCTGGTTAACACCCAATACGGCCTTGTTGTGAGCGCCGGTATTGGCGGTGGATTTCCCGGCAGGGCTGAAGTGGGTTCGCTCGTGCTGGCCGATAAGATTGTCGCCGCGGACCTGGGTGTGGAAACTTCCGAGGGTTTTAGCTGTTTGGATGAATTAGGTCTTGGCGCCACTTGCATTCAGGTTAATCCCGGCCTGGTGCAAGATATGGCGGAGGCGCTGCTGGCGGCGGGGCTGCCGGTCCAAATCGGCCCGGTGCTTACTGTATCGACAGTGACGGGTACGCTTGATAGTGCCGCTGAATTGGCTAAGCGGGTGCCGGGGGCCACCGCCGAGGCGATGGAGGGTTATGGTGTGGCTGTTGCCGCTCATGAACAGGGTGTGCCGGTTCTTGAACTTCGCGCTATATCAAATCTGGTGGGTCCACGGGACCGTGCTGCCTGGCGTATCAAAGAGGCGCTGGGTGTCCTGGAGGATGCCGGCCTGGTATTGAAGGGGATGTTGCTATGA
- a CDS encoding 1,4-dihydroxy-6-naphthoate synthase, translating into MKIAFSPCPNDTFIFHAWVHGLIPGAPKLDVTYADIDITNSLAADCNGPEVLKVSYAALPWVLSEYALLPCGGALGRGCGPLVLVSGRAVAAGKPAVLAGKRVAVPGERSTAYLLFRLWADQNVPGGVGDIVILPFYEIMPAVRGGLVDAGLVIHEARFTYPYYGLTMLADLGSWWESDTSLPIPLGAIIARRSLDLTAVAEWIRASVRYARVHPETSQEYVLSHAQELSPDVAKAHINLYVNEFTENLGDTGYNAVNTLLGRAARAGLVPGIDSAALT; encoded by the coding sequence ATGAAAATTGCTTTTTCTCCCTGTCCCAACGATACGTTTATATTTCACGCTTGGGTACATGGTCTGATACCTGGCGCACCCAAGCTTGATGTCACTTACGCGGATATTGACATCACCAACAGCCTGGCGGCTGACTGCAATGGACCGGAGGTGCTGAAAGTATCTTACGCGGCACTGCCATGGGTATTGTCCGAGTATGCGCTGCTGCCATGCGGGGGTGCGCTGGGCAGGGGATGCGGGCCGCTGGTGCTTGTGTCCGGTAGGGCGGTCGCTGCCGGCAAACCGGCTGTATTGGCCGGTAAGCGGGTGGCGGTGCCCGGTGAGCGATCAACCGCTTACCTGCTGTTTCGGCTATGGGCGGACCAAAATGTGCCGGGAGGCGTGGGCGATATTGTAATCTTACCGTTTTATGAAATAATGCCGGCTGTACGCGGCGGTCTGGTTGATGCGGGGCTGGTAATTCACGAGGCGCGCTTTACTTATCCTTACTACGGGTTAACTATGCTGGCGGACCTGGGCAGTTGGTGGGAATCCGATACTAGCTTGCCTATTCCGTTGGGCGCGATTATTGCCCGGCGTTCATTGGATCTTACGGCGGTCGCCGAGTGGATTAGGGCATCGGTCCGGTATGCCCGGGTACATCCGGAGACGTCGCAAGAGTATGTGCTGAGCCATGCCCAAGAATTATCGCCGGATGTAGCTAAAGCACATATTAACCTTTACGTGAATGAGTTCACCGAAAATCTGGGCGATACGGGGTATAATGCGGTAAATACCCTGCTTGGCCGGGCCGCGCGGGCAGGGTTGGTTCCAGGGATTGATTCAGCGGCATTAACTTAG
- a CDS encoding cold-shock protein codes for MEGKVKWFNSDKGFGFIETSEGNDVFVHFSAIQGEGFKTLDEGQSVTFDIVEGNRGPQAANVQKF; via the coding sequence ATGGAAGGCAAAGTAAAATGGTTTAATTCCGATAAAGGGTTCGGTTTTATTGAGACAAGTGAAGGAAACGATGTATTCGTTCATTTTTCCGCAATTCAAGGTGAAGGCTTTAAAACCCTGGATGAAGGCCAGAGTGTAACTTTTGACATAGTAGAAGGCAATCGCGGTCCCCAAGCCGCAAATGTTCAAAAGTTTTAA
- a CDS encoding LysM peptidoglycan-binding domain-containing protein, with amino-acid sequence MIKIRMFLPGLLLLLLLNANPACAADYKVAEGDSLWKISQSYGINIDKIMEINNLKDDRLTVGQVLKLDNTSKTTAAQALTANQKDSRTPPGAYIVQPGDTLGGIAQRFGTTAEGIRRLNNIQGDLIYAGQTLSLNGSSVSRGSVERPKNAEALGESNSSRHGRLIDWYKEGINILKPGLKFTATDTRTGKTMRFAVLGGSDHCDVEPLTKEDTDIMLSLFSDWTWTPRPVCVQAGGKAIAASLSGMPHTDIENITDNNVTGHFDMYLFNSQPHGSGISKSYVQQHCDAVLQAAD; translated from the coding sequence ATGATTAAAATCAGAATGTTTCTGCCGGGCTTACTGCTATTGCTCTTGCTCAATGCCAACCCGGCTTGCGCCGCCGACTATAAAGTGGCGGAGGGAGACTCGCTATGGAAAATTTCCCAAAGCTATGGTATCAACATCGATAAGATAATGGAAATCAATAATTTAAAAGACGATCGCCTGACCGTCGGACAAGTTCTGAAGCTGGACAACACATCAAAAACAACAGCGGCTCAAGCACTGACAGCAAATCAAAAAGATAGCCGTACTCCTCCCGGCGCTTACATTGTACAGCCGGGAGACACACTCGGCGGCATAGCCCAGAGGTTTGGCACTACCGCCGAGGGTATCCGCAGGCTGAATAATATCCAAGGTGATTTGATTTATGCCGGGCAAACATTGTCCTTAAACGGCAGCAGCGTTTCCAGAGGTTCTGTCGAACGCCCTAAGAATGCGGAAGCACTGGGAGAAAGCAATTCATCCAGGCATGGCCGGCTGATTGATTGGTATAAAGAAGGAATAAACATATTAAAACCGGGCCTGAAGTTTACCGCTACCGATACTCGAACCGGCAAAACCATGCGTTTTGCTGTTCTGGGCGGCTCAGACCACTGCGATGTGGAGCCTTTAACCAAAGAAGACACCGATATCATGTTAAGCCTTTTCTCCGACTGGACCTGGACTCCCAGACCCGTATGTGTGCAAGCAGGCGGAAAAGCTATTGCCGCCTCCCTGTCCGGCATGCCTCATACAGATATCGAAAATATAACCGATAACAATGTAACCGGACACTTTGACATGTATTTGTTCAACAGTCAGCCTCACGGTTCCGGCATATCAAAATCCTATGTACAACAACATTGCGATGCCGTACTGCAAGCAGCTGATTAA
- a CDS encoding TRAP transporter substrate-binding protein, whose product MSKYGSKVIWRLKQKLPAILTLGMMVLLAGCGSSAAPEKGTGQVVELKLAHFFPSTHPAETDLIQPWAQAIEEATNGQVKITSYPGETLLKADQVYDGVVSGVADMGMSCFSYTRGRFPVMETFELPGVTYNNSKVASKVAWEGIKKINPEEIQDTKMMMALTTGPGDLFTKVPVRRLEDLQGLEIRATGLSAQTLQDLGANPVAMPQSDAYEALSKGVVKGNLSPVEVLKGWKHAEVTKYLTKTPFLYNTLFFITMNLDKWNSLSPENQAAIEKVNEKYFTEVAMGLWDKQNEAAMKWAVEEQGVQEIKLTEEETDRWIKLVRPIQDEFVADMDAKGLAGRQIMDTVLELADKYNKEYQ is encoded by the coding sequence TTGAGTAAGTATGGCAGTAAGGTGATATGGAGGTTGAAGCAAAAGTTGCCGGCTATATTAACGCTGGGTATGATGGTGCTTTTAGCCGGTTGTGGGTCGTCGGCCGCACCCGAAAAAGGCACGGGGCAGGTTGTTGAACTTAAACTGGCGCATTTCTTTCCCAGCACTCATCCGGCAGAGACAGATTTAATCCAGCCCTGGGCCCAAGCGATTGAAGAGGCTACCAATGGCCAGGTGAAGATAACCAGCTATCCCGGCGAAACGCTGCTTAAAGCGGATCAGGTGTACGACGGGGTGGTCAGCGGTGTTGCCGATATGGGCATGTCTTGTTTCTCCTACACCCGGGGACGTTTTCCGGTCATGGAGACTTTTGAGCTTCCCGGCGTTACCTATAATAATTCCAAGGTGGCCAGCAAGGTGGCCTGGGAGGGAATTAAAAAAATAAATCCGGAAGAAATTCAGGATACCAAAATGATGATGGCGCTTACCACCGGCCCCGGAGATTTGTTCACCAAGGTTCCGGTACGCCGTCTGGAGGACTTGCAAGGCCTGGAAATAAGGGCTACGGGTCTGAGCGCTCAAACACTTCAGGATCTGGGGGCCAATCCGGTGGCGATGCCCCAGTCCGATGCTTATGAAGCTTTATCCAAGGGAGTTGTTAAGGGCAATCTGTCTCCGGTTGAAGTATTAAAGGGTTGGAAGCATGCTGAGGTGACTAAATATTTAACCAAGACGCCTTTCCTTTACAATACCTTGTTTTTTATAACCATGAATCTGGATAAGTGGAATTCATTGTCTCCGGAAAACCAGGCGGCCATTGAAAAAGTAAATGAAAAATATTTTACGGAAGTGGCTATGGGCCTGTGGGATAAGCAAAACGAGGCCGCTATGAAGTGGGCTGTTGAAGAACAGGGCGTCCAGGAGATAAAACTGACTGAAGAGGAAACCGATCGCTGGATAAAGCTTGTGCGGCCCATTCAGGATGAATTTGTAGCCGATATGGATGCCAAGGGGCTCGCGGGCCGGCAAATTATGGATACCGTTTTGGAGCTGGCTGACAAATACAATAAGGAATACCAATAA
- a CDS encoding TRAP transporter small permease, translated as MVRITGMVTGLSRVIDKIAGLCMVSAMLLAVANIFLRALFSRPILGVYEYVVFLTVVTIGLSLAYCAVQDGHIAVSFVFDRLPLKLQGPVDLIINTAACLFWSLCAWQVGVYAGSTAASGIVSPTSQLPLYPFIYLVAFGLAVLALVLLVRTVEAAQRLWQPSITTLSSPQTKAMKSMQKAAALNK; from the coding sequence GTGGTTAGAATTACCGGTATGGTGACGGGCTTGAGCCGCGTTATTGATAAAATAGCCGGGTTGTGCATGGTGTCCGCCATGCTGCTGGCGGTTGCCAATATATTTTTGAGAGCTTTATTCAGCCGTCCCATTTTGGGGGTTTACGAATATGTTGTTTTTTTAACGGTGGTGACGATAGGCTTGTCCCTGGCTTACTGTGCGGTGCAGGACGGCCATATTGCCGTGAGCTTTGTGTTTGACCGGCTGCCTTTAAAATTGCAAGGGCCGGTTGATTTAATAATTAACACTGCGGCCTGCTTATTTTGGAGTCTTTGTGCCTGGCAGGTCGGTGTCTACGCCGGCAGTACGGCGGCCAGCGGTATAGTGTCACCTACTTCTCAATTACCTTTATATCCTTTTATTTACCTGGTTGCCTTTGGGCTGGCGGTGCTTGCCCTGGTATTGCTGGTTAGGACAGTAGAGGCCGCGCAAAGGTTGTGGCAGCCATCTATAACAACCCTGTCATCGCCTCAAACTAAGGCGATGAAATCTATGCAAAAGGCGGCGGCATTAAATAAATGA
- a CDS encoding TRAP transporter large permease: MSALIVGIISIIAFFILLVLRMPIAFAMALVGLVGFGCLTSPSAAFSMVAKEIYATFASYSLGVIAMFVWMGFLAFYSGIGSRMYVFAYKLIGHYPGGLAIATQAACGVFGAICGSNTATAATIGAIALPEMKKYQYDDSLATASVAAGGVLGVLIPPSVIFIIYGMATEQSVGSLFVAGILPGILLMLLYMATIAVITFRRPGLGPAGPKATWRERSVALRGGLGEVLVIFSISMGGLFIGWFTPTEAGAVGAAGVLGVALFKRSLSWEGFNKSLLDATRTTAMIMLLIAGAMIFGRLMAVSRLPFEMAQMAGALPLPPFAVMAIILFIYLVLGCFIDALALVLLTIPIFYPIAVNTLGYDPIWFGVIIVMTVAMGVITPPVGMNVYIIKGVAPDIPLEVIYKGVWPFLGAIIVCLALLVAFPQLATFLPGLIA; this comes from the coding sequence ATGAGCGCATTGATAGTTGGAATAATCAGTATTATAGCTTTCTTTATCCTATTGGTTTTGCGGATGCCCATTGCTTTTGCCATGGCTCTGGTGGGCCTTGTCGGATTCGGTTGTTTGACTTCACCGTCTGCCGCCTTTAGTATGGTGGCCAAGGAAATTTACGCCACATTTGCTTCCTATTCGCTGGGTGTTATCGCCATGTTTGTTTGGATGGGCTTTCTGGCCTTTTATTCAGGTATTGGTAGCAGGATGTACGTATTTGCGTATAAGCTGATCGGCCACTATCCGGGTGGGCTGGCTATAGCCACTCAGGCGGCATGCGGCGTGTTCGGGGCTATTTGTGGTTCCAATACGGCCACAGCGGCTACTATTGGCGCCATTGCATTGCCGGAGATGAAAAAGTATCAATATGACGATTCACTGGCCACGGCCAGCGTGGCCGCGGGCGGTGTGCTGGGTGTGCTGATTCCGCCCAGCGTGATATTTATTATTTACGGTATGGCAACGGAACAGTCGGTAGGCAGTTTATTTGTAGCGGGTATACTGCCCGGTATACTTCTTATGCTGCTGTATATGGCCACCATCGCGGTGATTACTTTTCGCAGGCCCGGCCTGGGTCCCGCCGGGCCAAAAGCAACCTGGCGGGAAAGATCCGTAGCGCTCCGCGGTGGGCTGGGGGAAGTTCTGGTTATATTCTCCATATCCATGGGCGGGCTTTTTATCGGCTGGTTTACTCCCACGGAAGCGGGCGCTGTAGGTGCCGCGGGTGTTTTGGGGGTAGCCCTTTTTAAGAGAAGCCTCAGTTGGGAGGGTTTTAACAAATCCCTTTTAGACGCCACGCGCACTACGGCCATGATTATGCTGCTTATCGCCGGGGCTATGATTTTCGGGCGTCTGATGGCCGTAAGCAGGCTGCCGTTTGAAATGGCCCAAATGGCCGGTGCCTTGCCCCTGCCTCCTTTTGCAGTGATGGCCATAATATTATTTATCTACCTGGTGCTGGGCTGTTTTATCGATGCGCTGGCCCTGGTGCTGCTAACCATACCTATATTTTATCCCATTGCAGTGAATACTCTCGGTTACGATCCTATCTGGTTCGGCGTAATTATTGTAATGACCGTGGCCATGGGGGTAATTACGCCTCCGGTGGGTATGAATGTATACATTATCAAGGGAGTTGCGCCGGATATACCCCTGGAAGTGATTTATAAGGGTGTATGGCCTTTTTTGGGGGCGATTATAGTTTGTTTGGCCCTGCTGGTTGCCTTTCCGCAGCTGGCCACCTTTTTGCCCGGATTAATAGCTTAG
- a CDS encoding NAD(P)/FAD-dependent oxidoreductase — translation MDYDYDLIVVGGGPAGMLGASTAAAKGLKVVLLEKNDKLGKKLFITGKGRCNVTNNGDADDFFQNIISNPKFLYSALRSFDNHHLTALLASLGVQTKVERGNRVFPASDKSSDVIKALQKHLQINSVHVKLHTEVKGILIDNHRAAGVFINNDKKISAPKVIIATGGMSYKQTGSTGDGYKMAQRLGHSVIDPKPALVPLATGEKWVKDLQGLTLKNVSAKAVINNKVRAEQFGEMIFTHFGVSGPIILSISSLIKHYIHTETNNPVLLTLDLKPALTNEQLNARLQRDFNKYSGKHLKNALDDLLPQRMIDIVLQLSGVDMHKQVNRINKKEREQLAHTLKNVTLTVTGTRPLDEAIVTSGGINIKEINPSTLESKIINGLYFAGEVIDVDALTGGYNLQIAFSTGYLSGLSAAKA, via the coding sequence ATGGATTACGATTACGATTTAATAGTCGTTGGCGGCGGTCCGGCAGGTATGCTCGGCGCATCCACTGCGGCGGCCAAAGGGTTAAAAGTCGTCCTGCTTGAAAAGAACGACAAACTGGGCAAGAAACTGTTTATTACCGGAAAAGGCAGGTGCAATGTCACTAATAACGGAGACGCGGATGATTTTTTTCAAAATATCATCTCTAATCCCAAATTTCTGTACAGCGCCTTAAGATCCTTTGATAATCACCATCTTACGGCACTGCTGGCATCTTTGGGTGTCCAAACCAAAGTGGAACGCGGCAACCGGGTTTTCCCCGCCTCGGATAAGTCCAGCGATGTTATCAAAGCACTCCAAAAGCACCTGCAGATAAACAGTGTTCATGTAAAATTACATACTGAAGTCAAAGGAATACTCATAGACAATCACCGGGCAGCGGGTGTATTTATAAACAACGATAAAAAAATATCCGCGCCCAAAGTCATTATTGCCACGGGGGGCATGTCTTACAAACAAACGGGCTCCACCGGAGACGGCTACAAAATGGCACAGCGGCTGGGCCATTCCGTCATAGATCCCAAGCCGGCTTTAGTTCCCTTGGCAACCGGAGAAAAATGGGTCAAAGACCTGCAGGGTCTAACGTTAAAAAACGTGTCCGCAAAAGCTGTTATTAATAACAAAGTCCGTGCGGAACAATTTGGAGAAATGATTTTTACCCACTTTGGCGTATCCGGGCCAATTATTCTAAGCATCAGCAGCCTTATAAAACACTATATTCATACAGAAACCAATAATCCGGTGCTTTTAACCCTTGACCTTAAGCCGGCATTGACCAACGAGCAGCTGAATGCCCGCTTACAGAGAGATTTTAATAAATATAGCGGCAAACACTTAAAAAACGCCCTTGATGACTTACTGCCCCAAAGAATGATTGACATTGTATTACAATTGTCCGGCGTAGATATGCACAAGCAAGTAAACCGAATCAACAAAAAAGAGCGGGAGCAGCTGGCGCATACTTTAAAAAATGTTACTCTAACAGTCACGGGCACCCGCCCGCTGGATGAAGCCATTGTTACCAGCGGCGGTATTAATATTAAGGAAATCAACCCGTCAACCCTGGAGTCTAAAATTATTAACGGACTGTATTTTGCCGGAGAGGTAATTGATGTTGATGCCTTAACCGGAGGTTATAATTTACAAATCGCCTTCTCCACAGGATATCTAAGCGGTTTAAGCGCTGCTAAAGCATGA
- a CDS encoding DEAD/DEAH box helicase has product MMVFHDFGLTEPLIKALNNMGFEEATPIQERAIPVGLQGRDLIGQAHTGTGKTAAFGIPLMEILQVGRGYIQGIVLAPTRELAVQVAEELNKLGQYKGINTLPIYGGQDINRQIRALKKRPHIIVGTPGRLMDHMRRKTIRLNQVGIVVLDEADEMLNMGFVEDIENILKDIPEERQTMLFSATMPAPIRALAGRFMNNPEVIRVESRQVTVPNIEQGYIEVHEKQKFDVLCRLLDTQSPDRAIIFGRTKRRVDELFEALNKRGYSAEGIHGDLSQARRDQVMRQFKEGAIEMLVATDVAARGLDITGVTHIYNFDIPQDPEGYVHRVGRTGRAGKTGVAITLVTPREIHHLRVIENMTRGKIARRPVPTLKDAIEGQQRMAVERLLAAVEKENIENYRVLAEGLLEETDSVTLLSAALKVLTKEPDQTPVALTEEMPLRIKKNKNIRTGQRSYYGGSGKKGAAGGGGGFRGKKRSSSRSY; this is encoded by the coding sequence ATGATGGTATTTCATGACTTTGGTTTAACCGAGCCTTTAATTAAGGCCCTTAATAATATGGGGTTTGAGGAGGCGACGCCTATACAGGAGCGCGCCATTCCCGTAGGCTTGCAAGGGCGGGACCTCATCGGTCAGGCACATACGGGCACCGGTAAAACAGCGGCTTTTGGTATACCTCTGATGGAAATTTTACAGGTTGGGCGAGGATATATACAAGGTATTGTTTTAGCCCCCACCCGTGAATTAGCCGTCCAGGTAGCTGAGGAATTAAATAAACTCGGACAATATAAGGGCATCAATACATTGCCTATATACGGGGGCCAGGATATTAACCGCCAGATCAGAGCGCTTAAAAAAAGACCTCACATTATTGTGGGCACGCCCGGGCGTTTAATGGATCACATGAGGCGCAAAACAATCCGTCTGAATCAAGTCGGTATAGTGGTTTTGGATGAAGCGGACGAAATGCTGAATATGGGATTTGTTGAGGACATTGAAAATATACTTAAAGATATTCCGGAGGAAAGACAGACGATGCTTTTTTCCGCAACGATGCCGGCCCCTATCCGGGCTCTGGCCGGCCGCTTCATGAACAACCCGGAGGTTATCAGGGTTGAATCCCGGCAGGTAACGGTGCCGAACATTGAGCAAGGTTACATCGAAGTGCACGAAAAACAAAAATTTGATGTGCTGTGCCGCTTGCTGGATACCCAGTCGCCGGACAGGGCTATTATTTTTGGCCGGACTAAACGCCGGGTAGACGAGCTGTTTGAAGCATTGAACAAACGTGGCTATTCGGCTGAAGGGATTCACGGGGATTTATCCCAGGCCAGGCGGGACCAGGTGATGAGACAGTTTAAGGAAGGCGCGATCGAAATGCTGGTGGCTACTGATGTGGCCGCCAGGGGGCTGGACATTACCGGGGTAACCCATATATATAATTTTGACATTCCCCAGGACCCGGAGGGTTATGTCCATCGTGTCGGCCGTACCGGGCGGGCCGGTAAAACGGGTGTGGCCATTACTTTGGTGACGCCCAGGGAAATACATCACTTGAGGGTAATTGAAAATATGACCAGGGGTAAAATAGCCCGCCGCCCCGTGCCGACGCTAAAAGACGCTATTGAGGGGCAGCAGCGCATGGCAGTGGAAAGATTGCTTGCGGCTGTAGAAAAAGAAAACATAGAGAATTACCGGGTGCTGGCCGAAGGGCTATTGGAAGAAACCGATTCGGTTACGTTGCTGTCGGCGGCCTTAAAGGTGCTTACCAAGGAGCCTGATCAGACCCCTGTTGCGTTGACTGAAGAAATGCCGCTCAGGATTAAAAAGAATAAAAATATACGTACCGGTCAAAGGAGCTATTACGGCGGATCGGGTAAGAAGGGCGCCGCCGGGGGCGGTGGGGGCTTTAGAGGGAAAAAGCGGTCAAGCAGCCGGTCCTATTAA
- a CDS encoding acyl-CoA dehydrogenase family protein: protein MTLYGFPNSYNFDDFLKRRDSYDYYRDDVFLQRLVRKYVGDEWGELHRELLVFSSKVSFTWRNMADYMARPEVHPKMLHYDAHNHRIDRIIRPMETSVLEKEIFSEGLFSVGTTPWESFIKRFLLHQNGEFGIMCPLACTEGLIALIEHYPDHGIPELGKILQHCKEGIDGEFAIGAQFMSEIQGGSDIPANLLAAVPDGDNYKLYGNKFFCSAMHADYAVVTAKVTGNEKVGTFIVPAWLPGDKEKEHRNDYTINRIKWKMGTCELPTAEVDYNGAVAYPIGPIDKGVANAVGIVLTLSRIAVGISSGAAMLRAAREAKMYSEFRDVFGSKINKFPLAARQIRDMMNTSQRTIAGAFKLYDMYIKLGRKLVPGLKTNEPLNVLKQRFILRELILMQKITASCEAVDVLRKAMSVFGGHGVMEEFSSLPRLFRDAIVNELWEGPRNVLLTQIYRDLQRASAWFDPKAFVVEALMEAPKDTVNELSEQLQRLMNAPVLSGSDADSLEAAGEWEAFCDDFFGTYQQQALAEVIE from the coding sequence TTGACTTTATATGGTTTTCCCAACTCGTACAATTTTGATGATTTTTTAAAAAGAAGGGATAGCTATGATTATTATCGGGACGATGTTTTTCTGCAGAGGTTAGTGCGGAAATATGTTGGTGACGAATGGGGTGAACTGCACCGGGAGTTGCTGGTCTTTTCTTCCAAAGTATCATTCACTTGGAGAAACATGGCCGACTACATGGCAAGACCCGAAGTTCATCCTAAAATGCTGCACTATGACGCTCATAATCACCGTATTGACCGCATAATACGTCCTATGGAGACTTCGGTACTAGAAAAAGAAATCTTTTCTGAAGGACTATTCTCTGTCGGAACAACTCCTTGGGAAAGTTTTATTAAGCGCTTTTTGCTTCATCAAAACGGCGAATTCGGTATTATGTGTCCTTTGGCTTGCACTGAAGGTCTAATTGCTTTAATCGAGCATTATCCTGACCACGGTATTCCCGAACTTGGTAAAATCCTTCAGCATTGCAAAGAGGGAATTGACGGTGAATTTGCTATTGGGGCTCAGTTTATGTCCGAGATACAGGGTGGTTCGGATATTCCCGCGAACCTGCTGGCGGCGGTACCTGATGGAGATAACTACAAGCTTTATGGGAATAAGTTCTTCTGTTCGGCTATGCATGCGGATTATGCCGTAGTGACAGCCAAAGTAACCGGCAATGAAAAGGTCGGGACATTTATAGTGCCCGCCTGGCTGCCCGGGGATAAAGAAAAAGAACATCGGAATGACTATACAATTAATAGAATTAAGTGGAAAATGGGTACCTGTGAATTACCTACAGCCGAAGTTGACTACAACGGAGCAGTTGCTTATCCTATTGGCCCAATCGATAAGGGAGTGGCTAATGCCGTAGGTATTGTACTTACCTTGTCACGTATAGCTGTGGGGATCTCCAGCGGTGCGGCTATGCTTCGCGCTGCAAGGGAAGCTAAAATGTATAGTGAATTCCGTGATGTATTTGGCAGTAAAATTAATAAATTCCCGCTGGCGGCACGTCAGATCAGAGACATGATGAATACTTCGCAGAGGACAATTGCTGGTGCGTTTAAGCTATACGACATGTACATTAAGCTAGGACGCAAACTTGTCCCCGGACTGAAGACCAATGAGCCATTGAATGTCCTAAAACAGCGTTTTATTCTTCGGGAACTTATTTTAATGCAAAAAATAACTGCATCCTGCGAGGCTGTTGATGTACTACGTAAAGCAATGAGCGTTTTTGGCGGTCACGGAGTAATGGAGGAATTCTCCTCACTGCCCCGGCTATTTAGAGACGCTATAGTAAACGAATTATGGGAAGGCCCAAGAAATGTATTGCTTACCCAAATATATCGCGATCTTCAGAGGGCTTCAGCATGGTTTGACCCTAAAGCATTTGTTGTTGAAGCCTTAATGGAAGCCCCGAAAGATACAGTTAATGAGCTGTCTGAACAACTGCAACGTTTAATGAACGCTCCGGTACTCTCTGGCTCTGATGCCGATTCTTTGGAAGCCGCGGGAGAATGGGAAGCTTTCTGTGATGATTTTTTTGGGACATACCAGCAACAAGCACTAGCAGAAGTTATTGAGTAG